ATAATTTATATAAACCAATAAAAGACTCAAAATAAATAATAAAACAGATTCAGTTAATAGTCTTCTTTTAGATTTCCTTCTTAAACTTAATTTTTTTTTAAAAATATATTTATCAGACTTGTTATTCAAATTTGGGATGTTTAAATCTGCCATACACTAACTATCAAAGAATAAATTAATAATTATTCAAAATGAAATTAATCTATACTATCGTGTTTGACTTAAGGATGCTAATGGACCTTTATCTTGAATTTATTAAATCGTATTTTCTTTATCTTCGACAGGACTATAAAAATAAATATAAGCAGAAGAGAATAGCATTAAAGAACAAATTGCAAAAAGCGGCGGAATAATAAAATTTAAAAACTTAACTTTGTTATTTAAACTAAATCTTACTTTTTTTGGAATATTTTTATTTGCAAAAGTATTTTTTATTCTAACTTTTGATGATTCATTTAACTGATCAAAACAATTTATAGTGTCTGACAACAACGAATTACCAATCTTTAAAATTAAGGGTTTTACATTTGGTTTAGTGCTCTTAAGAACAATATTATGTATGTGAAGATTGTCAGCTTTTATATCAATCAATTTAGACTCATATATTGGAATTTCGTTTGTGATTAAAAGATTTGAATAAATATAAAATGCATCCATAATAGGGACTAAATGATCAATTTTGCCCTCAATAAGTGGTTTGTCAATTATGGTTAATTTCCAATGTGAAATTATTGATATTTGATCTTTATTTTCATTATTTGAATAATCTGGCAATCCGATTATTTCGAGGCTTACTGAAGATTGATGAAATGATAATTTATTTTGCATAATATTAAAAATTAAATAAAAGATTCTTTAATTTTTGATAACCCTGATTTGAGGAACAAAGTGTTAATGTAAGCAAACATTTTATAATTATTTCATCATTTTCAGTCTGATTTAATAGTTTTTTCACTCTAATACTATCTGTGTTAAATCTCTCGTTAATTAACTCAATAAATCGCTTGTTAAAATCATTCCAAATAACTGAATTCTCTTCATGATCTTCTTTAGATTGAAGTATTTCCCTCATATAAGGATATAAATATTTAGACATTTCGACTGTGATTTTAATTAAAGCTTCAAATTCATTTAGTTTAATATTGTTATGCACATAAGATTTTCTCAATGGGTTACTATTCCTTAGTTTCCAGATAGTAACTTTGTTTGGCAAAAGATGATCTAAATCAAGTCGATTCGATAAAACGTATAGAGATTGTATGCCATTTAAATCAATAGTCTCTAGGATTAATAGTAATAAATCCAGCTTCTCTATAGATTGTCTTGATACCTGATTTCCTTTAGTTAAAACAGTAATTGTTCTCGCTTAAAACATGAATAAATTATAACAGAATTATTGTTCCATTTTTTGAAAAAAAAATGAATATAACTCATCAAGTTCTTCAATAGTTAACATACCATAACTCCACAATAAGATTGGTAATGGAGTCTTATTTTTTATAGATAATTTTAGTCCAAGTTCAATAGATGACTCATTTAAACCTATTTCATTTAGTAAATAAATTATCATCTCTTTAGATACATAATTTTTCATGATTTTTATTTTATTCTTGAGTAAATTAGAGACTTTGTCATTTGATTAAGAACTAATTTTCTAACAAAAAGAAAATTATTTAAAAGTAAAAATGAAAATCTTCTTATTGGAAATAAAAATGGGTTTCTATTTGCAAAAATCAATATCAAGGCATCAGTTATGAGCATGGTCAGAATAATATCTAAAATCCTGCTTGAAAGATACTTTAATTTAAATAAAATTAAATTCATTTTTGTGATTTCACTTTTTTTATTAAAAAGATCAAAAATAGTATTAACATCTCTCCAACAAGTATTTAGACCCTGACCACCAACAGGATGAAATGTATGAAATGCATCTCCTACAAAAACTAATTTTTTAAAATTTAAAATTGGTAAATTTAACGATAATGAAACAGGAAAAATATTAAATTCTCCAATTATTTGGTCCAACTTAAATTCATCTGGCAAGATTGTTGATAAATTATCCATTAAAAAATTCTTGTCAGAATTTAACCTTTCAATTGCTTTTAATCTACTGGAAGTCCAAATTACTTGATATAAGTTTTTTTCTAAAGGTAATAATGCAAGTGGGCCTTCTTTTCTAAAAATTTCATAAGCACGCTTTTCACAATGACCTCTAAGTGAAACTTTAAAAGTTAAACAAGACTGACTATAAGATTTTTTTATATCAACAAAATCTAAGAAATTTTTATCAATTGAGTTTGCTCCTGTTGAAAAGAATTGATAATCAAATAATATTTTTTTTCGTAACAATCTCTGTGGTGTCATAAAAAAAATATTTTCATAATTATCAATCTCATGAAAAAATAAGTTCATGAGATCCGAATGTTTAACTACCCAGCCTATATTTTCAGCAGAACTTATATCATCATCTAAGTCATAAGTTGATAAATTGGTAAAAGCAGAAGTTACGCTATCTGAAATTGAAAGGGTATCAAAGCCAAATAAAAATGGTTCTAATTTTTCCCAAAGTCTGAATTTAGATAAGATTTTTCTTGTTGAGTGAGTAATCGCATAAGTTTTATCTTTATCAATTAATCTATCTTTTGTTAATAAATCAGTTAAAAAAATATTGCAATCAAATTTTGAAAGTGCAATTGAAAGTAATAAACCTGTGGGACCTGATCCAACAATTTTAAAATTGAATTTATTTTTCATCAGACTATATAAGCATCAACTATTTATTCAAATAAATATAGCAAATTTCCTCAAATGCTGGTCTTAATAAATAGGGGTACTCACCAACCCATAAGTTAATTTCAGGAAGCCAAGCATCGGTCAAATAAAAATCTCTGTCAAAATTACGGTTATCAGATGTTATTAAACATCTAATACTCGAGCCGACCCTAATTTGACTATGCTTATTTTCCATAGGAAAACTTAATTTTTCCAAATAACCATCCTCATCTTCTAATTCAAGTACTAACCAAGTCCTTTTGTTTTCGATAACTTCTAATCTACCTTGCCTATTAGATTGTTCTCTTGAACTTTCAATCTTTTCTGTTTTATAGATATCCGATACATAGCCATCAAATATAGAAAAAAATTTATATTTTCTTAATTGCAAATTTTTTCTACTTGATTCAAGAATTGGGCCCCAGATGATATACAAAAAGAAACCTACACATAGGAATAACCAGAAATTATTAGTTTGATCTCCAGTTGTACTAATAATTAAGGAGATAAATCCACCAATTGAAGAAACTATTACTCTTTGAAGAATTTTTCTTGGATTCCCCAACGCGTACTTATATTGACCTCCTGTACCAACTGCAGGAATAAGTTTTGAAATTTGACTTGAATTAATTGGAATTAACATTTTAAAAAATCAATTTTTCAAGTCCGTAAACTAAAGTTTCATAATTACCAATTTTTTTAATAGCCTGTAAAACTCCTGGCATATATGCCTTTCTATCAATAGTGTCATGCTTAATTGTGTAGGTTTCACCTGGAGATCCCATAATTACTAACTGATGAGCAAGTAATCCTGGTAATCGTACAGAATGTATATTAATTCCTGAATCTCTGAGCCCACCCCGTACACCTTTCATTGACTCAGACTCTTTTACTAAATTCTGATTAAATTTCTTTGGATATTCTTCAATCATTTCTGCAGTTTTTATACACGTCCCACTAGGAGAATCAGCTTTTTGATTATGATGCATCTCTATTAATTCAATATTGTCATAAAACCTTGCAGCTACTGATGCCGCCTGCTGAAGAAGAACCATACCTAATGAAAAATTAGGAATTATTGCACAACCAACTGAGGCTTTCTGAGCAAAAACAGACAAGTCTTGTATTTGCGAAGGGCTTAGACCTGTAGTACCTACGACTGGTGATACACCATATGCGATAGCTGATCTGGTATTTTCATACACAGAATCAGGGTGAGTAAAATCAACTAGAACAGGTTTAATTTTTTCATTTCTATAATTTTGACTAACAGAACATAAAGTCCCTTCAAAATCATTAGAAACAAAAACATCGCAATTTTTTACCTTCAATAATTCAGAAATATTTGAGCCATTGTTCTTTTCATTTATGTCAATTGCTGCAACAAGTTCACAATCTTTAGAGTTTAATACAGCATTAATAACTTCGCTACCCATTCTGCCTAAAGCTCCGGATACTAGTACTGGTATGGTTT
The Prochlorococcus marinus XMU1411 genome window above contains:
- a CDS encoding FAD-dependent monooxygenase → MKNKFNFKIVGSGPTGLLLSIALSKFDCNIFLTDLLTKDRLIDKDKTYAITHSTRKILSKFRLWEKLEPFLFGFDTLSISDSVTSAFTNLSTYDLDDDISSAENIGWVVKHSDLMNLFFHEIDNYENIFFMTPQRLLRKKILFDYQFFSTGANSIDKNFLDFVDIKKSYSQSCLTFKVSLRGHCEKRAYEIFRKEGPLALLPLEKNLYQVIWTSSRLKAIERLNSDKNFLMDNLSTILPDEFKLDQIIGEFNIFPVSLSLNLPILNFKKLVFVGDAFHTFHPVGGQGLNTCWRDVNTIFDLFNKKSEITKMNLILFKLKYLSSRILDIILTMLITDALILIFANRNPFLFPIRRFSFLLLNNFLFVRKLVLNQMTKSLIYSRIK
- a CDS encoding DUF3038 domain-containing protein, producing the protein MTVLTKGNQVSRQSIEKLDLLLLILETIDLNGIQSLYVLSNRLDLDHLLPNKVTIWKLRNSNPLRKSYVHNNIKLNEFEALIKITVEMSKYLYPYMREILQSKEDHEENSVIWNDFNKRFIELINERFNTDSIRVKKLLNQTENDEIIIKCLLTLTLCSSNQGYQKLKNLLFNF
- a CDS encoding DUF4335 domain-containing protein yields the protein MQNKLSFHQSSVSLEIIGLPDYSNNENKDQISIISHWKLTIIDKPLIEGKIDHLVPIMDAFYIYSNLLITNEIPIYESKLIDIKADNLHIHNIVLKSTKPNVKPLILKIGNSLLSDTINCFDQLNESSKVRIKNTFANKNIPKKVRFSLNNKVKFLNFIIPPLFAICSLMLFSSAYIYFYSPVEDKENTI
- the dapB gene encoding 4-hydroxy-tetrahydrodipicolinate reductase — protein: MIENSKKTIPVLVSGALGRMGSEVINAVLNSKDCELVAAIDINEKNNGSNISELLKVKNCDVFVSNDFEGTLCSVSQNYRNEKIKPVLVDFTHPDSVYENTRSAIAYGVSPVVGTTGLSPSQIQDLSVFAQKASVGCAIIPNFSLGMVLLQQAASVAARFYDNIELIEMHHNQKADSPSGTCIKTAEMIEEYPKKFNQNLVKESESMKGVRGGLRDSGINIHSVRLPGLLAHQLVIMGSPGETYTIKHDTIDRKAYMPGVLQAIKKIGNYETLVYGLEKLIF
- a CDS encoding DUF2949 domain-containing protein; this translates as MKNYVSKEMIIYLLNEIGLNESSIELGLKLSIKNKTPLPILLWSYGMLTIEELDELYSFFFQKMEQ